ccctctagaaagatcagctagaagaagtcaccttgtagagagttcagttacaaagaaacaatcatgtagagagttcagctgcaaacaaatcacctgtagagagttcagctacaaacaaatctccctgtagaaagatcagctagaagaagttaccttgtagagagttcagcttcaaagaaatcaacctgtagaaaattcagccacaaacaaattgccctgtagaaagattagttagaagaagttaccttgtagagagttcagctacaaacaaatcaccctgtagagagatcagctagaagaagttaccttgtagattattcagctactaacaattcaccctgtagagagggcatcaagaagaagtcaccttgtagagtgttcagttacaaagaaaccaccatggagagttctgtaataaagatatgtattatatatataatttgtacatttactgataaaatcagaaatatttaaaatacatctgcttcatcttttcttcttcctgtggtaaagaaaaaaaagacaggttaaaaaagtcccaaagtttgtggtatacaaatacaaaaagaaatgaaatctaatccaaaacagccaagctgtaaaaaaacagtgcggccctcaaaaaggctatggtgaaaaaagatgtgaaatccaaggtggcggccaagaaatggctgtgatggtaggttaatggtaaaaattttaataacggcaatttaggtgaattttttgccaagaccaagcagtacaaaaattcacctgaattgtcgttattaaaatttttaccattaacctaccatcacagccatttcttggccgccaccttggatttcacatcttttttcgccatagcctttttgagggccgcactgtttttttacagcttggctgttttggattagattattttaCTGATAGGTTTTATTAAAAGTGCGTGATCTGTTAGATTACTCAAGCAATGCACTATTTACATAGTTTTTTAAGCCATGAGCAGATTAAGCACATGATGGATTAGTAAAGATGTATTTATACTTCTACACTAGGCTACATGCttaatatcacgataatcaCAATATCATGGGACTTATTTCACGATAGTCACAATATTAAATGAATTGAATATGTTAATGTTTTCACAGGACAAGTTTATTCAGTCAATCTTTTATGCTTATAACAATGATGTGACAAAGTTGACACTTGTTTTTTATACATCACCACATGTTGCTAGAGAAATATCCTCATATTTTGCAAATATCACATCACTTTTCACGAAATAATTTGTgtttttatatcacgatatacttttttttctttatctttATCATGAAATGTTTCTATCACAATTATTGCAATATATGATATATCATGGCATCACTAATACAAAGCACCTATTGCCAACTACTACTGACCACACGTTTTTCTACATACAGAATTATCAACTATACTTAattactttatttatttatttactaaggctttacagcacaagtggtgaagacacctggtcctacagcctgtttaaagatgttatattaagcAAGGGCGTATTTAGAGAGGTTTCCTGGGGTTCTGAACTCCCCTCTGAGATTTTAACTTGTGGGTTTGCAGCAGGAACACCAAACTGTCTTAGTTTGGTAGCAAAAATGTAGAGTGAATGGGAACAGGACAGAGTAGTATAGCTATTGTGCATTAGAAAACTTACATTGATtcctcataattattattaagggAGAACAAGGCCAAGGGTTTgtactgagatactctaatagagcagtcatgcataTGTATCCTAGTAATGCAGtctaactattctaatagaacattcattagAGAATGCAATATGggtatataattataagttagCAGCTAAATTTGATATGTATATTTGAGTCACTATATTTGCCATAATTGACATTTATGTCTTACAGGGAACAAAGCATGTATTGAAAATAGCTTACTACCCATGAAATCACAGATCtagtaaattttgaagcattaTAATGTTCAAAATATGTCAGCAACTTAGGGCTGCACCCCCATACCCCTGCATCTCGGCTataactcactaccaaatctggaaagCACGTTAGAGAATTCCTGGATATGCCTTTGTTAATATGCTTGAGTTTGAGAAAGAGAAAAAAACATAATTAAGCTTTAACAGCTTCaatcctgcagccatctgatttatgCTCAAACTCCTACAGAAGTCTACCAGGcaatcaggatgttttctcccagcaaatttgtatccataggaaccctagagagtGGCTTTATTACCTAAAGTATCCCTGCAAATTAATATCAGTGTATCTGAAAACTCAAGGATGCCCTATCTTGCCATAGATAATAATGAAAAGTTTCAGAGCAATTGCGAGATAGGAACGTGAGATATGTATAACCGCAACTTGATTTATAACTTTTTTATTAGTAAATACCATGTGAAAATAACAAGAACTGCAAGTCTTCAGACTTCATCGACACACTTAGTTGCTTTTGCCAGTTTGTTACACAAGTGAACAGTGTGTACTTGGTATGTGTGCAGCAGCTTAAGGTGGTGGTCAAGCGGATAACAGGAACCTTGGCTATTAGAAATCCAATAACCTATGAAGCCATAATAAATAACATGATTAGCTGTATGAGGGCATGCAGGCATGCCTTGTGCTAGCATAGTCATAATTGTACTGTTAATCCTTGTTGGGTGTAGAGAAAACATTGTAATATATAATCTCTCATCACAAGCTCTTGTAGAATAGAAACCATCTGTGCCATTTGAAATCCACAATGATTATGCAACTCATGCGATTGAGCATGTACTATACCTACTAAGTACAATGGGGTTTTGTAACAGgccaaaattttgaatgctagtCATGGATAGGTTATAGCAAATGTTGCCTTGTATAACAATTGCACTCTGGTTAGGTGTTTCACTGTAGAGCTGCTTTATTCAAGCTTGTGAATTTTGTGCCTTCTGTATTACCAATATTGATGATAATACATAGGAACATGAACACTGCTAAGAACCACTGGTTACCAAAAAGAGGGATCGTCAATCATTTATGTATATTCTAAAACCATCTAATGCTAAAGGTGAAATGGTCTTCTTCGCGCAGCAGGAACATAGGTCCATTCCTCCTTGTTGTTAGCTCTAGTAGACTTCCCCTGAACTCTGTGTGGAGAGAGAGATACAGTATTACCAAAAAATTAATACAATTGTAGGTGACTACTTGACCACCACCTTAACGTTAACAATTTGCATTGTTCAAGGAAATTATGAATTCCACTGCTAGAGTAGACTTGGTATTGGACTTTATTATGGCAACTTCTTCAATTAAACACAACTTGGTTAATGATACATTTTAGTGTTATGGTACAAATCTGCAACAGGAAGAACTTGGTCAAATATATTGTATAATTTACCAGTTTATAATTGGTTGCCTATTCTAATTCAAATATATAAATGTGTGGTCTAAATTTAAGGGTTTCTGCGCatcaggggcagtggagcagaccAAAGAGTATAGGGCCCATTTTTggtaattaaaattttatggTGGAGTTTGAAGCATACGACAGGCATAGATTCCATTCTGGGGGTCTGGACATGCTCCCTGTAGATTTTAGCTCTGAGATAGTGTTTTAGATTATTTTTACTATGACTATAGACTccattattagagtatataggtgacccagtctgggaaaactggtcttatcacccatgtcagcagattcaattttttcCAAGACCACAAGCCTACATAATAAACTatttaatttcacaatcaaaatcagctagacttgagtggtctgcttttgctggctgcttttcccaagcccagtggcgatccgtgcatgtggtgtggggccttaatggagctctggtcagcctggtgATGGCtttatgtggctgtacagctctgtggtgttgaacaAAGACCTGTACTATGGATTTCCTTTCAGTTTAGCCAGTATTGAGACttaatggcccataacttggcttaattcatccctacaccttccttttcaatttttaaaacagcTCCTTCCAAGCCCCTGCCTTCCTCCCCTTTTGGAATTCACCTGATACATCAACCACAGTTtaaaaatggcaggaaacttagttgatGGCTACTTGCatagtggatgctctggaacgtaaggaattggtgtaaaacgtgtgaaaatctggtacacatagcttcaaccattggtaagctacaacacactaaaacCGGCATTTTTCAATACTTTTAGATAGGTGATAAGACTAGtcttcccagactgggtcatatATCTTGATGTTTTGTTACCAAGCAAAGTGGGGGATGGCCCTCCCTGCTTCTACTGCATGCCTATGTTACCTATGGTTTTTCTTGCTACTGCTGATTTTTAATTTGACCTTCAAATTATCAGATGCCTATCAGTAGCTATGTGAGCATTTCATGCAAATGTCAagtgtatgtagctacttgGTTTTAGGATCTTAATATATTCTTTTTGTAGTAGCATATTTCATTGATGATCTCTATACTTACTTACAGTGATGGTTAGTGGCTTATCTGACCTAGGCAATTCCAATATAATCTACAATTGCATTTAAATAAATGCCTGTGCTTATTTGTTTGCTTAAGGGATTGATCTAAAGCAAGTAAATGCTAAAAAAAATAGTACACTATCTTTGTCGTTCTTAGATACCCTACTGATGTTGCAAACTTTATAATTTATTTCTATCAATCTATTTCTGGCCAGGAGTTTTGAAGAGTTAGGAACTGGAGAATTTGGAGTGGTTAATCGAGGCATGTGGAAGCCATCCTCCACCAAAGAAGTGGAAGTAGCAATAAAGACTTTGAACTCTGATTCTACTGATAAGGATAGAGTACGATTCCTCCAGGAGGCTGCCATAATGTGCCAGTTTGATCATGAGAATGTGATCaagcttcatggtgtagtgaCTGAGGCTCCTTCCATGATTGTACTGGAGTATATGTCACGTGGAGATTTGAGAAGTCTACTACTTAAACTACAATCTTCGTAAGTGAGCATTGTATATTGTTTGTAACTTTTTAACTATCACTTGTAGTGGCAATACTCATCCAAAGTTACCAATTGTcctattaaaattttgccaagAAGTTGCAGCAGGAATGACCTATCTAAGTGCTAAGCACTTTGTGCACAGAGATTTAGCAGCCAGAAACATACTTGTGTCTGACTTAACTACTTGCAAGGTAACAAATAGTTTAATGCTCTATAAATGAATTTCTGCTTTCATATACTGTAGATTGCTGATTTTGGAATGTCCCGTGATCTGCTGAATGAAAACTACTATGTCACATCAGGGGGGAAGATACCTGTAAAGTGGACAGCTCCTGAAGTATGAAAATTATATTTAACAATGCTTCGTATATTACAATTCGGTACATAGGCACTCTACTATAGAAAGTACTCACTATACAGTGATGTTTGGAGTTATGGCTGTGTGTTGTATGAGATATGGAGTTTGGGACACAAACCTTTTGAGGACATGTCAGCCAATGAAGTATGTATAGCAACACAGTATGTACAGCATGCAGTTAGTAGGTATATTACCATGTCATTAGACAATTGAGAGGATTGATGCTGGACATAGACTTCCACCACCTCCTGGTTGTCCCAGAACAATGTACAGAATAATGATTAAGTGTTGGTAAGTAACATAGACTGTTTTGCCATTGTATTGGAATGTATAATATATTGCATTCACATAGGAATCGTGAGCCAAGGTCAAGGCCACAGTTTGGACAAATAAAAAAGTTATTGGATGGTAGTGGTCGTCATCTGTTAGGATGGTCTGATGAAGACAGAGAGATTGCTGGTGAAGATGCTATGAAGTTGGGAGCTCCCTTGGAGTCTGCTAAAAACCTTTACTATGACTTGCAGATGTTATACAACAAGCAAACTCAATGAGTGATTTTGCATAGCTCAGCAATAGCAATGTGTGGAGTTTGGAAgatataaaaaaaaaaaaactacgatatatgtgactggatctatgaaaaccgttcttatcgcccaaggcaggaagtttgattttttcacacaaacacaaggcttaatgaatgcactatcaagtttcactgccacagtcgaccagagtaaagtggccTGCTttttttagagcacagtggcgagccgtacgagtggtctgtgGTCtggatggagccctggccaaccaggtgatggctgtgtgtggctgtacagctctgtggtgttggacaatgacctgtgctgtaaggCATTTTAGCCAgctctgagccctgaatggcctataacttggcctaattcatcccagcatgTTTCTTTTCAGTTTGTGagcaccatcttgcctgccttcccggcggggcccccacctcccacccttctggagctcgccttccagggcccccgcctccctcccttctggagctcgccttccagggcccccgcctcccacccttctggagctcgcttgatacagacaacctctgtttaaaaatctaaaatggcgggaaacttagctgttgactacattttatcagtggatgatcaggaaggtaagaaattgttgtgaaacgtgtgaaattttggtatgcgtagctaccaccattacaatacactgaatatttaaaatcgacatttctcgatacttttaaatgccggggcgataagaccggttttcccagagacagtcacatatatgttaAATGTTTCTTTAGGTTGTGCACATAATTTTGCTGTAAGTGCTATTATGAGTATTTTATATCAGCATTCTTGTGATAATAATGGTGATTTTACATTAAAATTGATGCTGGTACATAGTAATTATGATTTTCATGCAATTTGCATTTGGTTCTTCCATCTGTTGTTAATGCATGTATTAACActaaataaagtataattaccCCATACAATGGGAGAACAGTTAAAGTGTTCCTATCAACAACAATAACTATGCTAAATACATGTACAGGACTTACTGGCAGGCAGGCCAGCATGGCTGTCTGAGGTCTACCACAGCAAAACTCATGTATGGATACTAAATaatactgactgatactaacTCTGTATTTTTACTCAGTATTGCTCCATCTTGAGACCATTATTCAAATTCTGTAAAAACTTGCACACTAATAGTCTACTACTACTATGACTAGTAATCTAATTTTGCTTCAGGCTAAGTTTTACTTGAAAAATTGTTCCAAGACAGAGTGACACtgcttagtttactagagtggtgtatccccagtatatggaacagttaattgtttgttattttagtagtttttcagtaaacccgtattcactgatgttttactgatagtttaaaacttagtaaaacaattatgttccatatacttaaagttactgacgttttactatcagtataactgggtacaactacagtaaagcaacttaacaaattagtaaactaagagcCTTCAAACAGTGTGATGCTGAGTAAAATTCAATAAATACAGAgttagtatcagtcagtattATTTAGGATCCATACATGAGTTTTGctgtgtactgtataatattattatggtgaAAATGACTTGGCTCCAGTTATAGTGCAACAAGGCATTAACTTTgcgaaaattaaaatttcatatttTTGATGATCTGCACCACATACTATATTTTTGTACATGATTATATCCTCATGCATATCTTTACCTACTTGTATGCAAGTTATGGCAACAGCCACAATAAATTATGCTAGGATTTGTATATATCtaagccaaaacagccaagctgtaaaaaaagtgtggcccccaaggtgaaaaaagatgtgaaatccaaggtggcggccaagaaatggctgtggtggtaggtcaatggcaaaaattttaattaggacaattcaggtgaatttggtgccgaatcctagtggaggaagcaatgcaaattcacctgaattgtcgtaattaaaatttttgccattaacctaccatcacagtcatttcttggccaccaccttggatttcacatcttttttcaccttgggggccgcactgttttttttatagcttggctgctttggtttagatatcacttctttttgtattgcaagtcacaaagctggccatatggctttgatgcttccttttaacttgtaaggaattgtggaagaaaggaagtaattgtgtgtatagcttttgtctgatgaaatatttgtatatttaacattgaatgatgattatcacatactgtagttaataacgtgacttcttacataactgaactgtagctgaaactcacattgtttgtagctgaactcttttcagggtggtttgtttctagcggaactctctacaggatgatttgtttctagctgaactctctacagggtgatttgttttcagctgaactctctacatggtgatttctttgtagatgaactctctacaaggtgacttgttctagctgaactctctacagcaggccttaatttaatttttaaggtgccaaggacaaatgtccttacatattcacaaatgtacagacatagcatcaaattgtacagacatgcaCTTTGTATagactgctggaattggaatagggagtttccattgaaagttttgaggttaaacacaaccacatagctgcaacatatcaccagactgtggtcataacagctgctggtgatagcagtacacaaagggaggtggcattgggttgggaaaatgtaggaTCTCCTAGCAActaagtgacagttattgttagcactacaaacaaacatgtacacatcagcttttatggtaccactattggttttgcaaggaaATGTGTGTCcgcccaaaactaattatgtgcagacattgtgctatttgtgcggaTTTTGTCCATTGACCGcacgttaatttaaggcctgtacagggtggctgaattctctacagggtgatttgtttgcaactgaactctctacaagatgatttgtttctagctgatctctctatagtgtaacttgattgtatctgaactctctacaggatggtttctttgtagctgatctctctacagggtgacttgtttctagctgatctctctacagggtgacttgtttctagctggtctccggatgatttgtttctagttgatctctctatacggtgacttgtttctagctgaactctctatagggttttctgtttgcaattgaactctctacaagatggtttctttgtagctgatctctctacagggtgacttgtttctagctgatctctctacagggtgacttgtttctctgatctctggatgacttgtttctagctgatc
The nucleotide sequence above comes from Dysidea avara chromosome 3, odDysAvar1.4, whole genome shotgun sequence. Encoded proteins:
- the LOC136248267 gene encoding ephrin type-A receptor 3-like, which gives rise to MEITNSQSVGVCNMTYGSRCSLNCSSGFTTRGDGAHVCDDVNGVATWTSIGGKFRCVADGGGGSDGAAIGGAIGGVIFVVAIIIVVLLVIVFVRKAQKKKERYFVGAESSHSTSEGCKTSSTLCFANEVYQSSTEPLQPVYEDTSIVITNDQASISIPQLDYEEPDLSGKASFVDKAISSMKRQYNVTVPAQYELPSSSTCTVRIYEMEGPAPYEIAESMEDEQQIYETPCEIEEDIGPVYLEPSSDEHKIYEEFEGKRFRKLCHSEVTSFEELGTGEFGVVNRGMWKPSSTKEVEVAIKTLNSDSTDKDRVRFLQEAAIMCQFDHENVIKLHGVVTEAPSMIVLEYMSRGDLRSLLLKLQSSGNTHPKLPIVLLKFCQEVAAGMTYLSAKHFVHRDLAARNILVSDLTTCKIADFGMSRDLLNENYYVTSGGKIPVKWTAPEALYYRKYSLYSDVWSYGCVLYEIWSLGHKPFEDMSANETIERIDAGHRLPPPPGCPRTMYRIMIKCWNREPRSRPQFGQIKKLLDGSGRHLLGWSDEDREIAGEDAMKLGAPLESAKNLYYDLQMLYNKQTQ